From a region of the Pieris rapae chromosome 22, ilPieRapa1.1, whole genome shotgun sequence genome:
- the LOC110992877 gene encoding 39S ribosomal protein L28, mitochondrial, with the protein MATSRIQATARQLSKTFKKKNRFDIGIAAELPVAYKKFWREWKVLKPAAVHFIPQDSKWKRDDLTGETLPVQNIPLPLKQPHQIHEGIWGGEAVIKGFQKRDPQKRRVPHYWVPVLKRTVVKSDVLNTHLSVTVTDRAIKLINDHYGFDHYLLKTPACDLASMLALKLKKQILIELMNGCPRHAYDPAKQKQIYDEYKTYLSSYTPEEIEWYGLTWYEALCKVAKIKEAANKPIPLKNVYRKNLVEKLKAAGNDAKSSTEDITSTTSWLSKMNPFGKKDEA; encoded by the exons ATGGCCACTTCCCGTATTCAG gCGACAGCACGCCAGTTGTCGAAGACATTTAAGAAGAAAAACAGATTTGACATAGGTATAGCTGCTGAGCTGCCTGTTGcgtataaaaagttttggcgTGAATGGAAGGTTCTGAAACCAGCAGCTGTGCATTTTATCCCTCAGGATAGCAAATGGAAGCGTGATGATCTTACTGGTGAAACCCTGCCAGTGCAAAATATACCTCTTCCCTTGAAACAGCCTCATCAAATTCATGAAGGAATTTGGGGTGGTGAGGCAGTAATTAAAG gaTTTCAAAAGCGTGATCCTCAAAAACGAAGAGTTCCTCACTACTGGGTACCTGTGCTTAAAAGGACTGTTGTTAAATCAGATGTCTTAAACACGCACCTGTCTGTCACAGTTACTGACAGAGCAATAAAGCTTATTAATGATCATTATGGATTTGATCATTACTTACTGAAAACACCAGCATGTGATCTGGCTTCAATGTTAGccctaaaactaaaaaaacaaatcctTATTGAATTAATGAATGGCTGTCCAAGACATGCCTATGACCCAGCCAAGCAAAAACAGATCTATgatgaatataaaacatatttgtcATCT taTACCCCAGAAGAAATCGAATGGTATGGCTTAACTTGGTACGAGGCTTTGTGTAAAGttgcaaaaataaaagaagcaGCAAACAAACCAATTCCtctgaaaaatgtttatagaaaaaatttaGTTGAAAAACTTAAGGCAGCAGGAAATGATGCAAAGTCATCAACGGAAGACATCAC GTCAACAACATCCTGGCTTTCTAAGATGAATCCATTTGGAAAGAAAGATGAAGCTTAG